Proteins from a single region of Stigmatella erecta:
- a CDS encoding NYN domain-containing protein encodes MDSKNESRIALFLDFENLVTNTGISSAGFDLQPSMDRLLEKGKVVFRRAYCDWSRFADAKGRLHEYGVELVDVPPSTRAGKNGADMRLVIDALELCYAREHIDTFVIASGDSDFCPLAYKLRENGRTVIGLAVKESTSPLFVKACDEFLYLRPKQSTPRGEKDKRGGEESPRGSRAGRHAEGKGSKAAEKEAAAKATPKVPDIARKVVQRLLGSAAGPINPSLIKETIVRKEPDFDERDHGFPTFARLLEAMEQEGILKRQQQGRQWYVVSPETPEARPSSSRRSREARETKQEEEVEDEELESYPDPEDSEG; translated from the coding sequence TTGGATTCCAAAAACGAAAGCCGCATCGCCCTCTTCCTCGACTTCGAGAACCTCGTCACCAACACCGGCATCAGCTCCGCGGGGTTCGACCTGCAGCCCTCCATGGACCGGCTGCTGGAGAAGGGCAAGGTGGTCTTCCGCCGGGCCTACTGTGACTGGTCCCGCTTCGCGGACGCCAAGGGGCGGCTGCACGAGTACGGCGTGGAGCTGGTGGACGTGCCCCCCTCCACGCGGGCGGGCAAGAACGGGGCGGACATGCGCCTCGTCATCGACGCGCTGGAGCTGTGCTACGCGCGCGAACATATCGACACCTTCGTCATCGCCTCGGGCGACAGCGACTTCTGTCCGCTGGCGTACAAGCTGCGCGAGAACGGCCGCACCGTCATCGGCCTGGCGGTGAAGGAGTCCACCTCGCCCCTGTTCGTGAAGGCCTGTGACGAGTTCCTCTACCTGCGCCCGAAGCAGTCCACGCCGCGCGGGGAGAAGGACAAGCGCGGCGGCGAGGAGTCCCCCCGGGGCTCGCGCGCCGGCCGCCATGCGGAGGGCAAGGGGAGCAAGGCCGCCGAGAAGGAGGCCGCGGCCAAGGCCACCCCCAAGGTGCCGGACATCGCGCGCAAGGTGGTCCAGCGCCTGCTGGGCAGCGCCGCGGGCCCCATCAACCCCTCCCTCATCAAGGAGACCATCGTCCGCAAGGAGCCCGACTTCGACGAGCGCGACCATGGCTTCCCCACCTTCGCCCGCCTGCTGGAGGCCATGGAGCAGGAGGGCATCCTCAAGCGGCAGCAGCAGGGGCGGCAGTGGTACGTGGTGTCTCCGGAGACGCCCGAGGCCCGGCCCAGCTCCTCGCGCCGCTCGCGGGAGGCCCGGGAGACCAAGCAGGAAGAGGAGGTCGAGGACGAGGAGCTGGAGTCCTATCCGGACCCTGAGGACAGCGAGGGCTGA
- a CDS encoding LLM class flavin-dependent oxidoreductase, with the protein MIPLSVLDLAPIIQGATAADAFRNTLDLAQHAERWGYHRFWLAEHHNMPGIASAATAVVIGHVAGGTQRIRVGSGGIMLPNHAPLMVAEQFGTLASLYPGRIDLGLGRAPGTDQRTSRALRRDMMGTADSFPQDVLELQFYFREAVPNQAVRAVPGAGLNVPLWLLGSSLFSAELAARLGLPFAFASHFAPDLMMDALRVYRSGFQPSEQLSKPYAMLGLNVFAAETDAEAKRLMTSVQQQFIHLRRGRPGPLQPPIDSIESLWSPLEQMGVESALACSVVGSPDTVRRGVEAFIERTGADELITTAQIYEHAARLRSFEILASVTR; encoded by the coding sequence ATGATTCCTCTGTCTGTGCTGGATCTCGCCCCCATCATCCAGGGGGCGACCGCCGCGGATGCCTTCCGCAACACGCTGGATCTGGCGCAGCACGCCGAGCGCTGGGGCTACCACCGCTTCTGGCTGGCCGAGCACCACAACATGCCCGGCATCGCCAGCGCCGCGACGGCGGTGGTGATTGGCCACGTGGCCGGGGGCACCCAGCGCATCCGGGTGGGCTCCGGCGGCATCATGCTTCCCAACCATGCGCCGCTCATGGTGGCCGAGCAGTTCGGCACCCTGGCCTCGCTCTACCCGGGCCGCATCGATCTCGGCCTGGGGCGGGCCCCCGGAACGGATCAACGCACCAGCCGGGCGCTGCGCCGGGACATGATGGGCACCGCGGACTCCTTCCCTCAGGACGTGCTGGAGCTGCAGTTCTACTTCCGCGAGGCCGTGCCGAACCAGGCGGTCCGCGCCGTGCCGGGCGCCGGGCTGAACGTGCCCCTCTGGCTGCTGGGCTCCAGCCTGTTCAGCGCGGAGCTGGCCGCGCGGCTGGGGCTGCCCTTCGCGTTCGCCTCCCACTTCGCGCCGGACCTGATGATGGACGCGCTGCGCGTGTACCGCAGCGGCTTCCAGCCCTCCGAGCAGCTCAGCAAGCCCTACGCCATGCTGGGCCTCAACGTCTTCGCCGCCGAGACGGACGCCGAGGCCAAGCGGCTGATGACCTCCGTCCAGCAGCAGTTCATCCACCTGCGCCGGGGCCGTCCAGGGCCCCTCCAGCCGCCCATCGACAGCATCGAGTCGCTCTGGTCCCCCCTGGAGCAGATGGGCGTCGAGAGCGCGCTGGCCTGCTCGGTCGTGGGGTCCCCCGACACGGTGAGGCGCGGTGTCGAGGCCTTCATCGAGCGCACGGGGGCCGACGAGCTCATCACCACCGCGCAGATCTACGAGCACGCGGCGCGCCTGCGCTCCTTCGAGATCCTGGCCTCCGTCACGCGCTGA
- a CDS encoding polymer-forming cytoskeletal protein produces the protein MRPLTLAPLALAALMAFPAFAEDTEAKTEPHPRVVCAVQSKEGSRAVQGTDLVLEAGEKAKDAVAVEGNVIVRKGAEVEDVVAIQGKVIIEAGAVVTGKVVSIGGGIRLRKKAHVQGDLVALGGTLQMDEGATLGGDKVNFNLAFNGKDLIQSFIQGALDEESGCQLSFEDEDEDGEEKQEKAQAAQK, from the coding sequence ATGCGCCCCCTGACCCTTGCCCCCCTGGCCCTCGCAGCGCTGATGGCCTTCCCCGCCTTCGCGGAGGACACCGAAGCGAAGACGGAGCCCCACCCTCGCGTGGTGTGCGCCGTGCAATCCAAGGAGGGCTCCCGCGCCGTTCAGGGCACGGACCTCGTCCTGGAGGCCGGGGAGAAGGCCAAGGACGCGGTGGCCGTCGAGGGCAACGTCATCGTCCGCAAGGGCGCGGAGGTGGAGGACGTGGTGGCCATCCAGGGCAAGGTCATCATCGAGGCCGGTGCGGTGGTGACGGGGAAGGTGGTCTCCATCGGCGGAGGCATCCGCCTGCGGAAGAAGGCCCACGTGCAGGGGGATCTCGTCGCGCTGGGAGGCACCCTTCAGATGGACGAGGGCGCCACGCTCGGCGGGGACAAGGTGAACTTCAACCTGGCCTTCAACGGCAAGGATCTCATCCAGAGCTTCATCCAGGGCGCGCTCGACGAGGAGTCGGGCTGCCAGCTGTCCTTCGAGGACGAGGACGAGGATGGGGAGGAGAAGCAGGAGAAGGCCCAGGCGGCCCAGAAGTAG
- a CDS encoding PAS domain-containing protein: MLASSPSGLFDRSPEPEYEDIVRFAAESCEVPIAFIRVADLERPWLKASVGLEALVDPVRFVGFSPPQGAGEPCLIEDARADARTQNHPLVRGESPLGFYVSLPLMTRDGDPVGALCLIDHVPRKLSPLQLRLLEHLRRQVETQLRLREQLLEAEARSAQMEETQARLYALNENLQTEMRQRQHIQRELLSHRELLTQVLAHIPFAVFWKDGDGKYRGCNDAFAQCFRLSSPQELLGRTDLEMGVLPELAAAYRRDDLAVMESGRVRVGIEEPFQRLHGEERWLLTSKVPLRAPDGAVHSILGIFADITDRRREEAALQQALWQVKQYAALLETQVVAATERVRRLMEASRDAVFVLDERGCVLELNPVAERLLGRTAAQLLGVPFDALAPEPERPALRHSLADLLIRGTLRLEDQGLRSAQGERLSVQLIGSLQEAGEARRQLVVAQDLTEKRRLEQQSIQNDRLAAMGVLTAGIAHEINNPISYMLANLDLLRQWEDELEQHLPSLVGLPQELLERMSEARSVIADCIEGSLRIGDIVRGMRLLSHTGQGDDLSPVDIHRSLDAVLHIAQGELKHTARLKQDYARNLPMVLGSEGRLGQVFLNLIINAVHAMRPGSPAEHVLSVRSRLEGQQVRIDISDTGHGIPPEVLPRIFDPFFTTKPAGIGTGLGLSISHAIIQKMGGSMRVESQVGRGTTFSLLLPAL; encoded by the coding sequence ATGCTCGCAAGCTCCCCATCCGGACTCTTCGATCGCTCCCCTGAGCCGGAGTACGAGGACATCGTCCGGTTCGCCGCCGAGTCCTGCGAGGTGCCCATCGCCTTCATCCGCGTCGCGGACCTGGAGCGCCCCTGGCTCAAGGCCAGCGTTGGCCTCGAGGCGCTGGTGGACCCGGTGCGCTTCGTGGGTTTCTCCCCGCCCCAGGGCGCCGGGGAGCCCTGCCTCATCGAGGATGCCCGCGCGGACGCGCGCACCCAGAACCACCCGCTCGTCCGGGGCGAGTCGCCCCTGGGCTTCTACGTGTCCCTGCCGCTGATGACCCGGGACGGGGACCCGGTGGGCGCGCTGTGCCTCATCGACCATGTGCCCCGCAAGCTCAGCCCCCTGCAGCTGCGGCTCCTGGAGCACCTGCGGCGCCAGGTGGAGACGCAGCTTCGCCTGCGCGAGCAGCTCCTGGAGGCCGAGGCCCGCTCCGCCCAGATGGAGGAGACGCAGGCGCGCCTGTACGCCCTCAACGAGAACCTCCAGACCGAGATGCGGCAGCGCCAGCACATCCAGCGCGAGCTGCTCTCCCATCGGGAGCTGCTGACCCAGGTGCTCGCGCACATTCCCTTCGCGGTGTTCTGGAAGGATGGGGACGGCAAGTACCGGGGCTGCAATGACGCGTTCGCGCAGTGCTTCCGGCTCTCCTCGCCCCAGGAGCTCCTGGGCCGGACGGATCTCGAGATGGGCGTGCTCCCGGAGCTGGCCGCCGCCTACCGGCGGGATGATCTCGCGGTGATGGAGAGCGGCCGGGTCCGCGTGGGCATCGAGGAGCCCTTTCAGCGGCTCCACGGCGAGGAGCGCTGGCTGCTCACCAGCAAGGTCCCCCTGAGGGCGCCGGACGGCGCGGTGCACAGCATCCTGGGCATCTTCGCGGACATCACCGACCGCCGGCGCGAGGAGGCCGCGCTCCAGCAGGCCCTGTGGCAGGTCAAGCAGTACGCCGCGCTGCTGGAGACCCAGGTGGTGGCCGCCACCGAGCGCGTCCGGAGGCTCATGGAGGCCTCCCGGGACGCCGTCTTCGTGCTCGACGAGCGCGGGTGCGTGCTGGAGCTCAACCCCGTGGCGGAGCGTCTCCTGGGGCGCACCGCCGCCCAGCTCCTGGGGGTGCCCTTCGACGCGCTGGCCCCCGAGCCCGAGCGCCCCGCGCTGCGCCATTCCCTGGCGGACCTGCTCATCCGGGGCACCCTGCGTCTGGAGGACCAGGGGCTGCGCTCGGCCCAGGGCGAGCGCCTCTCCGTGCAGCTCATCGGCTCGCTCCAGGAGGCCGGCGAGGCCCGGCGCCAGCTCGTCGTCGCGCAGGATCTCACCGAGAAGCGGCGCCTGGAGCAGCAGAGCATCCAGAACGACCGGCTGGCGGCCATGGGGGTGCTGACGGCGGGCATCGCCCATGAAATCAACAACCCCATCTCCTACATGCTCGCCAACCTGGATCTGCTGCGCCAATGGGAGGACGAGCTGGAGCAGCACCTTCCCTCGCTGGTGGGGCTCCCGCAGGAGCTGCTGGAGCGGATGTCCGAGGCCCGCTCGGTCATCGCCGACTGCATCGAGGGCAGCCTGCGCATCGGGGACATCGTCCGCGGCATGCGGCTGCTGTCCCACACGGGCCAGGGCGATGACCTGAGCCCCGTGGACATCCACCGGAGCCTGGATGCGGTGCTGCACATCGCCCAGGGCGAGCTGAAGCACACGGCGCGGCTGAAGCAGGACTACGCGCGCAACCTGCCCATGGTGCTCGGCAGCGAGGGGCGGCTCGGGCAGGTGTTCCTCAACCTCATCATCAACGCCGTGCACGCCATGCGGCCGGGCTCCCCGGCGGAGCACGTGCTGTCCGTCCGCTCGCGGCTGGAGGGCCAGCAGGTGCGCATCGACATCTCCGACACGGGCCACGGCATTCCCCCGGAGGTGCTGCCGCGCATCTTCGATCCGTTCTTCACCACCAAGCCCGCGGGAATCGGCACCGGGCTGGGGCTGTCCATCAGCCACGCCATCATCCAGAAGATGGGCGGGTCCATGCGCGTGGAGAGCCAGGTGGGCCGGGGCACCACGTTCTCGCTGCTGCTGCCCGCCCTCTGA
- a CDS encoding Wall-associated protein precursor — MFPLLFLLLTQVPAVPGETTLVSFCKQGRASACEALKQANPQKAAEIARDLASLKLAEDAREASDAVAEESEPAPEPPDCKGQKHHVISRPIAKRLKGHATLDGVYKPRDSRFIAKAKDDESHCGYQEWHRRVDKEVIDWLNENPKATPEQFEKFLRAIYNRPELLKRFPHGF; from the coding sequence GTGTTCCCGCTGCTCTTCCTCTTGTTGACCCAAGTTCCGGCTGTTCCAGGAGAGACCACCTTGGTCTCCTTCTGCAAGCAGGGGAGGGCCAGTGCGTGTGAGGCCCTGAAACAGGCCAACCCTCAGAAGGCAGCCGAGATTGCCCGGGACTTGGCATCACTCAAGCTTGCCGAAGACGCGAGGGAAGCTTCTGACGCTGTCGCAGAGGAGAGTGAACCCGCGCCAGAGCCTCCTGACTGCAAAGGCCAAAAGCACCACGTCATTTCACGGCCCATCGCGAAAAGGCTCAAAGGCCATGCCACCCTTGACGGGGTGTATAAACCACGTGATTCAAGGTTTATCGCCAAGGCCAAGGACGATGAATCCCACTGTGGTTATCAGGAATGGCATCGAAGGGTAGACAAGGAAGTCATTGACTGGCTGAATGAAAATCCCAAGGCCACTCCAGAACAGTTCGAAAAATTTCTGCGAGCGATTTACAACCGTCCAGAGCTGCTCAAAAGATTCCCCCATGGTTTCTGA
- a CDS encoding ABC1 kinase family protein encodes MILQDLNRVRQIAVIAARHGFGELTERAGLWRMLGRKEKVEVSPEAQRASTARRFRMLLNDLGPTFVKLGQILSTRGDLLPAEVIEELAMLQDQVDPIPLEQVHAQIRESLGREVDELFAKIEPVPLAAASIAQVHRAVTLSGEEVAVKVQRPGIAERIDSDLTVLRSLARLLEAVVEETGVYTPTGIVDEFDRAIHEELDFINEASNIRAFLANHTERPYLKIPRVYEELSSRRVLTLEFISGVKISQAQLAKEDRETLARHLLDGSFRQLFEDGLFHGDPHPGNLLVLEGNRLALLDFGVVGRLTKPMQETLVMLCLAVALKDSDSVARLLYRVGVADARANLAGFRNDIEAILGQHLPTTLGEVDAQTLLRDLLDLAVKYRIRIPKEYALLSRASISMEGMLRSLYPEMNILEVALPYAKELLAGRYDPSQLQGGLMRTLLRFQSLATDLPTQLSQILLDLESGKFSVTVRAEQFDRLNENLRSAAIIAFVGLCACGFIVGTFIAFAQKPWMYGNTPVLGIIGVAMSAAFFSAVFTWYLFGGRIRKVSVSRWLKKRR; translated from the coding sequence GTGATTCTCCAGGATCTTAACCGAGTGCGTCAGATCGCGGTCATCGCCGCCCGGCACGGCTTTGGCGAGCTCACCGAACGTGCGGGCCTCTGGCGTATGCTGGGGCGCAAGGAGAAGGTGGAAGTCTCCCCGGAAGCCCAGCGGGCCTCCACGGCGCGCCGCTTCCGGATGCTGCTGAACGATCTGGGACCCACCTTCGTCAAGCTGGGGCAGATCCTCTCCACGCGCGGAGACCTGCTGCCGGCCGAGGTCATCGAGGAGCTGGCGATGCTCCAGGACCAGGTGGACCCCATCCCACTGGAGCAGGTGCACGCGCAGATCCGCGAGTCGCTGGGCCGTGAGGTGGACGAGCTGTTCGCGAAGATTGAACCGGTGCCCCTGGCGGCCGCGTCGATCGCCCAGGTGCACCGGGCGGTGACGCTGTCGGGCGAAGAGGTGGCGGTGAAGGTGCAGCGGCCGGGAATCGCCGAGCGGATCGACTCGGATTTGACGGTGCTGCGCTCGCTGGCGCGGCTGCTGGAGGCGGTGGTGGAGGAGACGGGCGTGTACACGCCCACGGGCATCGTCGACGAGTTCGACCGGGCCATCCACGAGGAGCTGGACTTCATCAACGAGGCCTCGAACATCCGGGCCTTCCTGGCCAACCACACCGAGCGGCCGTACCTGAAGATTCCCCGGGTCTACGAGGAGCTGTCCAGCCGCCGGGTGCTGACGCTGGAGTTCATCTCCGGGGTGAAGATCAGCCAGGCGCAGCTGGCCAAGGAGGACCGGGAGACGCTGGCGCGGCACCTGCTGGATGGGAGCTTCCGCCAGCTCTTCGAGGACGGCCTGTTTCACGGAGACCCCCACCCGGGAAACCTCCTCGTGCTGGAGGGCAACCGGCTGGCGCTGCTGGACTTCGGGGTGGTGGGACGGCTCACCAAGCCGATGCAGGAGACGCTGGTGATGCTGTGCCTGGCGGTGGCGCTGAAGGACAGCGACTCGGTGGCGCGGCTGCTCTACCGGGTGGGCGTGGCGGACGCGCGGGCGAACCTGGCGGGGTTCCGCAACGACATCGAGGCCATCCTGGGACAGCACCTGCCCACGACGCTGGGCGAGGTGGACGCGCAGACGCTGCTCCGGGATCTGCTGGACCTGGCGGTGAAGTACCGGATCCGGATTCCCAAGGAGTACGCCCTGTTGAGCCGGGCCTCCATCTCGATGGAGGGCATGCTCCGGAGCCTCTACCCGGAGATGAACATCCTGGAGGTCGCCCTGCCCTACGCGAAGGAGCTGCTGGCGGGCCGGTATGACCCCAGCCAGCTCCAGGGTGGGCTGATGCGCACGCTCTTGCGCTTCCAGTCGCTGGCGACGGACCTGCCCACGCAGCTGTCCCAGATCCTGCTGGATCTGGAGTCAGGCAAGTTCAGCGTGACGGTGAGGGCCGAGCAGTTCGACCGGCTGAACGAGAACCTGCGCAGCGCGGCCATCATCGCGTTCGTGGGCCTGTGCGCGTGTGGCTTCATCGTGGGAACGTTCATCGCGTTCGCACAGAAGCCATGGATGTATGGAAACACGCCGGTGCTGGGCATCATCGGCGTGGCCATGTCGGCGGCATTCTTCAGCGCGGTGTTCACCTGGTACCTGTTCGGAGGCCGGATCCGGAAGGTGAGCGTGAGCCGCTGGCTCAAGAAGCGCCGGTAG
- a CDS encoding DUSAM domain-containing protein, which yields MEKNLEDDWYPIRMLDNRVQQGEPLVLTPEVRGLLQRTAPTVAINEAETEAALASPEKATALLQEMRRRITEGSRRLSRALNQMYRLRDGRDLEGARQQLRELLAVEVVPHYRNIAEGQLEKLGD from the coding sequence ATGGAGAAGAATCTGGAGGACGATTGGTATCCCATCCGGATGCTGGACAACCGGGTCCAGCAGGGGGAGCCGCTCGTCCTCACCCCCGAGGTACGCGGCCTCCTTCAACGGACCGCTCCCACGGTGGCGATCAACGAGGCGGAGACAGAGGCCGCCTTGGCAAGTCCGGAGAAGGCCACCGCGCTCCTTCAGGAAATGCGGCGCCGCATCACGGAGGGCTCTCGCCGGCTCTCCCGCGCCTTGAACCAGATGTACAGGCTGCGGGATGGACGGGACCTAGAGGGGGCACGTCAGCAACTTCGAGAGCTGCTCGCCGTTGAAGTCGTGCCGCACTACCGGAACATCGCGGAAGGGCAGTTGGAAAAACTCGGCGATTAG
- the nhaA gene encoding Na+/H+ antiporter NhaA produces MDPRPPPPVPALFKAALAPLQAFFRLEASSGILLALCAVVALVWANSPWAPLYTALFEAPLALEIAGFRGAFTFQEFVNDGLMTLFFFLVGMEIKRELSAGELRTPARALLPLVAALGGMVVPALLYLAFNAGTPAAGGWAIPMATDIAFSIGCLTLLKGRVPHPLVVFLTALAIFDDIGGILVIAFFYGTGIHAEWLLAAGGVALLLGVCNRFYVRNGLVYAVLGAALWYTMHHGGVHATLSGVVLGLFIPARPTRPGREVLGQLATYVARCVDEPEDEAVRSAQLLAIEEQLEDIEPPLNRFVHLWHGYIGYAIVPLFALANSGISLAGMSLADLGRPLPLGIILGLFVGKQLGIFLFTWVAVKAKLSPMPGGAPLSQLHGVAVIAGIGFTVALFVANLAFVGKEELLTEAKLGILLGSLLSAVVGYLLLRFGPRRASAAATH; encoded by the coding sequence ATGGATCCTCGTCCCCCACCCCCTGTGCCCGCCCTCTTCAAGGCCGCGCTGGCCCCGCTCCAGGCCTTCTTCCGGCTGGAGGCCAGCAGCGGAATTCTGCTGGCCCTGTGCGCGGTGGTGGCCCTGGTGTGGGCCAACTCCCCGTGGGCCCCGCTCTACACGGCCCTGTTCGAGGCGCCCCTGGCCCTGGAGATAGCCGGGTTTCGGGGGGCCTTCACCTTTCAGGAGTTCGTCAACGACGGGTTGATGACGCTCTTCTTCTTCCTGGTGGGGATGGAGATCAAGCGCGAGCTGTCCGCGGGGGAGCTGCGCACCCCGGCCCGGGCGCTGCTGCCCCTGGTGGCGGCGCTGGGGGGCATGGTGGTGCCGGCCCTCCTTTATTTGGCCTTCAACGCGGGGACACCGGCGGCCGGGGGCTGGGCGATTCCCATGGCCACGGACATCGCGTTCTCCATCGGGTGCCTGACGCTGCTCAAGGGCCGGGTGCCCCACCCGCTGGTGGTGTTCCTCACGGCGCTGGCCATCTTCGATGACATCGGCGGCATCCTCGTCATCGCCTTCTTCTACGGCACGGGCATTCACGCCGAGTGGCTGCTGGCCGCGGGCGGGGTGGCCCTGTTGCTGGGCGTGTGCAACCGCTTCTACGTGCGCAATGGCCTCGTCTACGCGGTGCTGGGGGCGGCGCTCTGGTACACGATGCACCACGGCGGGGTGCACGCCACGCTGTCCGGCGTGGTGCTGGGCCTGTTCATCCCGGCGCGCCCCACCCGCCCGGGCCGGGAGGTGCTCGGGCAGCTGGCCACCTACGTGGCCCGGTGCGTGGACGAGCCCGAGGACGAGGCGGTCCGCAGCGCCCAGCTCCTGGCCATCGAGGAGCAGCTGGAGGACATCGAGCCGCCGCTCAACCGCTTCGTCCACCTGTGGCACGGCTACATCGGCTACGCCATCGTCCCGCTGTTCGCGCTGGCCAACTCGGGCATCTCGCTCGCGGGCATGTCGCTGGCGGACCTGGGCAGGCCGCTGCCGCTGGGCATCATCCTGGGGCTGTTCGTGGGCAAGCAGCTGGGCATCTTCCTGTTCACCTGGGTGGCGGTGAAGGCGAAGCTGTCGCCCATGCCGGGAGGGGCGCCGCTGTCGCAGCTCCACGGCGTGGCGGTGATTGCCGGCATCGGCTTCACGGTGGCGCTCTTCGTGGCGAACCTGGCGTTCGTGGGGAAGGAAGAACTGCTGACGGAGGCCAAGCTGGGCATTCTCCTGGGCTCGCTGCTGTCCGCGGTGGTGGGCTACCTGCTCCTGCGCTTCGGCCCCCGGAGAGCCTCCGCCGCAGCAACCCACTAA